One Alicyclobacillus acidoterrestris DNA window includes the following coding sequences:
- a CDS encoding acyl-CoA thioesterase — MATTVETKLEVRWGECDPAGIVYHPAYIDWFSVARMHFLSAYGVHYMETFHGGDIQVVVTDVACQYMKALRAQQEITVVAQLDELSRVRMRFSYQVFDASGALCAKGHTRHAFVEDGSIRPVNVQRVAPAVWQKLLALPVAHQNT, encoded by the coding sequence ATGGCGACGACGGTAGAGACGAAGTTGGAAGTGCGTTGGGGCGAGTGTGATCCGGCTGGAATCGTCTATCACCCAGCCTATATTGATTGGTTTTCTGTCGCGAGAATGCACTTCTTGTCTGCGTATGGAGTACATTATATGGAGACGTTTCACGGTGGCGATATTCAAGTTGTGGTTACGGATGTCGCTTGCCAGTACATGAAAGCTTTGCGTGCGCAGCAAGAGATTACGGTCGTGGCGCAACTGGATGAATTGTCGCGCGTGCGTATGCGATTTTCGTATCAAGTGTTCGATGCGTCGGGCGCGTTGTGCGCGAAGGGGCATACGCGGCACGCGTTTGTAGAAGATGGGTCCATTCGGCCGGTAAACGTTCAGAGAGTGGCCCCTGCGGTTTGGCAGAAGCTATTGGCGCTGCCGGTTGCACATCAGAATACATAA
- a CDS encoding IS256 family transposase gives MAYTDKIALLELIRKIGLEDGDVDFLKEGLRVLTQAVMDAEVSSLIGAERYERTNKRSNSRNGHRDREWDTRVGTIDLQIPKLRRGSYFPSILEPRRKAEKALLSVVQEAYVHGVSTRKVDELVESMGIQGISKSEVSRICKELDDVVQDFKNRPLEGTYPYLWLDATFPKVREGGRVQSMAFVIAIGVRATGEREVLGFDIGTSEDGSFWLTFIRSLVARGLRGVQLAISDAHEGLRSAIASALTGATWQRCRVHTMRNILSQVPRTSQAMVSSIVRTIFAQPTQEAAKQQLAVVVEQLQGKFPKAMDVLERAEEDVLAYMAFPKEHWKQICSTNPLERLNRELRRRFDVVGIFPNRDSVIRLGGAILQEQNDEWIVARRYFSRESMARLTGTQEQELLAPTSVLHK, from the coding sequence ATGGCTTATACGGATAAGATCGCACTTTTGGAGTTGATTCGCAAGATCGGATTAGAAGATGGTGATGTGGACTTTTTGAAGGAGGGTCTGAGAGTCCTTACGCAGGCAGTGATGGATGCTGAGGTCAGCTCGCTTATCGGTGCTGAACGCTACGAGCGTACTAACAAGCGCAGTAATAGTCGAAATGGACACCGTGATAGAGAGTGGGACACTCGTGTTGGAACGATTGATCTGCAGATTCCTAAGCTTCGTAGAGGGAGTTACTTCCCCAGTATTCTGGAACCCAGGAGAAAAGCTGAGAAGGCGCTTTTATCGGTTGTTCAAGAGGCCTATGTGCATGGTGTGAGTACCCGCAAGGTGGATGAGTTGGTTGAATCCATGGGGATTCAGGGAATCAGCAAGAGTGAAGTATCTCGCATCTGTAAGGAGCTAGATGACGTTGTGCAGGACTTCAAGAACCGTCCGCTTGAAGGAACGTATCCATATTTGTGGTTGGATGCGACGTTTCCCAAGGTCCGTGAGGGCGGACGTGTCCAGAGTATGGCGTTTGTGATTGCCATTGGGGTGAGAGCCACCGGTGAGAGAGAGGTATTGGGATTTGACATTGGTACCAGTGAGGACGGCTCGTTCTGGCTGACTTTCATCCGTAGTCTTGTTGCACGTGGTCTGCGAGGCGTTCAGTTGGCGATAAGCGATGCCCATGAAGGACTACGTAGTGCCATTGCATCTGCTTTAACAGGAGCTACCTGGCAGAGATGCCGAGTTCACACCATGCGTAACATCTTGAGTCAGGTACCCAGGACGTCACAGGCGATGGTCTCGTCCATTGTCCGGACGATATTCGCTCAGCCAACGCAGGAGGCAGCTAAACAACAACTTGCTGTTGTCGTAGAACAGCTCCAGGGAAAGTTTCCGAAGGCGATGGATGTCCTAGAACGTGCAGAGGAAGACGTACTTGCCTACATGGCATTTCCAAAGGAGCACTGGAAGCAAATCTGCTCCACAAACCCGCTGGAACGTTTAAACCGTGAACTGCGGCGACGCTTTGACGTGGTTGGCATCTTTCCAAATCGGGATTCCGTGATACGACTTGGTGGAGCCATTCTCCAGGAGCAAAACGATGAGTGGATCGTTGCACGGCGATACTTTAGCAGAGAGTCGATGGCGAGACTGACGGGAACTCAGGAACAAGAGTTACTGGCACCGACGTCTGTTTTACATAAATGA
- a CDS encoding TrmH family RNA methyltransferase — protein sequence MYIESAQNSRVRAWSQLKSKKGRTRQGLFLVEGRRLIDELFRSAYEVDALLWNVASDELPDELRGHPKAAGKVFELSPSAFDQVSDTTTPQGVIAVAKVPAEDTANLASHAILLDGLQDPGNVGTLLRSAEAFDFATVCCGTNTVDPFSPKVVRATMGGMFRLQLCTDDSLPFVRKWRHQHPDGRVIVTAADADEVCYQTDLTRPTLVVIGNEAFGIREDVRDAADQTVSIPMSAETESLNAAVAGSVLIYEAYRQRSLRGN from the coding sequence GTGTACATCGAGTCGGCACAGAATTCCCGCGTGCGTGCTTGGAGCCAGTTGAAATCAAAAAAGGGACGTACCCGCCAGGGTCTTTTTTTGGTAGAAGGCCGCCGGTTGATTGACGAACTGTTTCGAAGCGCGTACGAGGTTGATGCACTGCTCTGGAATGTCGCGTCGGACGAGCTGCCAGATGAGTTGCGAGGCCATCCGAAGGCCGCGGGTAAGGTATTTGAACTCTCTCCATCCGCGTTTGATCAGGTTTCGGACACGACGACACCGCAGGGGGTCATTGCTGTGGCGAAAGTTCCCGCGGAGGACACAGCAAATTTGGCGTCTCATGCGATTCTGTTGGACGGCCTGCAAGACCCCGGCAATGTCGGTACGTTGCTGCGGTCAGCCGAGGCGTTTGACTTTGCGACGGTCTGCTGTGGGACGAATACGGTCGATCCGTTTTCACCGAAGGTGGTCCGCGCGACGATGGGCGGCATGTTTCGCCTTCAGTTATGCACGGATGACAGCCTGCCATTTGTGCGCAAATGGCGCCATCAGCATCCGGATGGACGCGTCATCGTCACGGCGGCGGACGCCGACGAGGTTTGTTATCAAACCGATCTTACAAGACCGACACTCGTGGTGATTGGCAACGAGGCGTTTGGGATTCGCGAGGATGTGCGAGACGCCGCCGACCAGACCGTCTCGATTCCGATGAGCGCAGAGACGGAGAGCCTGAATGCTGCAGTTGCGGGTAGTGTTCTGATTTATGAGGCGTATCGGCAGCGGAGTTTACGAGGAAATTAA
- a CDS encoding MarR family transcriptional regulator: protein MVWLNKSKMEDSLKGFKPSEVHCIESIGKNIDPNVTKLAESLYMTRGAISKLTKKLMDKGLIESYQRSDNKKEIYFRLTEQGKVIYKIHEELHKEFQERDKVVFEQVTDEEFDSMLRFVENYSRHLDAEIKKQGLTVH, encoded by the coding sequence ATGGTCTGGCTTAATAAGTCTAAGATGGAGGATAGTCTTAAGGGTTTTAAGCCTTCTGAAGTACATTGTATCGAATCCATTGGAAAAAATATAGATCCCAATGTAACCAAACTCGCGGAGTCCCTTTATATGACTCGAGGCGCCATCAGTAAATTAACGAAGAAGCTGATGGACAAAGGCCTGATCGAAAGCTACCAGAGGTCGGATAACAAGAAAGAAATCTATTTTAGACTGACTGAGCAAGGGAAAGTCATTTATAAAATCCATGAGGAATTGCACAAAGAGTTTCAAGAGCGGGACAAAGTCGTCTTTGAGCAAGTGACAGACGAGGAATTCGACAGTATGCTTAGGTTTGTGGAAAATTACAGTCGGCATTTGGATGCTGAAATAAAGAAACAAGGTCTCACGGTTCATTAA
- the ytxC gene encoding sporulation protein YtxC, with amino-acid sequence MSYRRRGLRWRFLFLYRKWVYTVCRFLILLLDCSFVHDKASGVRKEFLKEGLVNVRTLNMTSENAFPALVDKLSSVRGVTIIHADGGHHALSVGYDEQAAEDLCNVLTTFLFSDWLFAWLQAALNQEYRHLSDDEIEYLTLVLVHEVRANELALGNRSFEEWYARTKAGMRTVLTTGKALSMEGVARFRLRWFLKSVTAASRERVQQFLLDREYEESVAMLRYLLETQPETAQELHVFSAPDRVWITDATGRLVRDREVTEAALSESTVDLSSEDLAMSILITRSPCKIVLHDMNEGAQWPSFAETLGRVFAERVRKCNHCSTCQQLKQAQYILPVDTSNDYRLKRNH; translated from the coding sequence ATGTCATACCGTCGACGCGGTTTGCGTTGGCGGTTTTTGTTTTTATACAGAAAATGGGTATACACGGTCTGTCGATTCCTCATACTGTTGCTGGATTGCTCGTTTGTCCATGACAAGGCGAGCGGCGTCAGGAAAGAATTTTTGAAGGAAGGACTGGTGAACGTGCGCACACTCAACATGACTTCTGAGAACGCGTTCCCGGCCTTAGTTGACAAGCTTTCCAGTGTTAGAGGCGTGACCATTATCCATGCGGACGGAGGCCATCACGCTTTGTCCGTCGGATATGACGAGCAGGCCGCCGAGGACCTGTGCAATGTGTTGACGACGTTTCTGTTCAGCGACTGGTTGTTCGCCTGGTTGCAGGCAGCGCTCAATCAGGAATACCGCCACCTCAGCGACGATGAAATCGAATATCTGACGTTGGTGTTGGTTCACGAGGTACGAGCGAATGAGCTAGCATTGGGCAACCGCAGTTTTGAGGAGTGGTACGCGCGGACGAAAGCGGGGATGCGCACCGTGCTCACGACCGGAAAGGCGTTGTCGATGGAAGGCGTTGCGCGGTTCCGACTGCGGTGGTTTTTGAAGTCTGTCACGGCGGCGTCGCGGGAGCGGGTTCAGCAATTTTTGCTTGACCGCGAGTACGAGGAGTCGGTGGCGATGCTGCGCTATCTGCTGGAGACGCAGCCGGAGACGGCGCAGGAGTTGCACGTTTTTTCGGCGCCTGATCGGGTGTGGATTACCGATGCCACTGGGCGTCTCGTGCGCGACCGGGAGGTGACCGAGGCGGCGCTGTCTGAATCGACGGTCGATCTCAGCAGTGAGGACCTGGCGATGAGCATTCTCATTACGCGTTCGCCCTGCAAAATTGTTCTGCACGATATGAATGAGGGGGCGCAGTGGCCGAGTTTTGCAGAGACGCTTGGTCGCGTGTTCGCCGAACGCGTGCGAAAGTGCAATCATTGTAGCACTTGCCAGCAGTTGAAACAGGCGCAGTATATCTTGCCTGTCGACACGTCAAATGACTATCGCCTAAAGCGCAACCACTGA
- a CDS encoding DHA2 family efflux MFS transporter permease subunit — MLAAAWAIALGAIAPMLDSTMVNIAIDKLTRDFNTTLDTIQWSITGYVLALAMAVPVSGWIMNKYNGKKIFVGAVFAFGIISFFVGISWGVAAFIFFRLLQGFSAGIITALMSTLLVKTAGPENVGKVMAIVSTPMIFGPILGPVIGGFIVQGASWRWIFFINVFIVLIAAPLMMKTIPDFEPFNKDSKLDVFGIIDLSLMSAVLIYGITKAADHASFNNSETMLCLGIGLVLAVIYLLYNRIRKNQTVLPLNLFAHKRFLASSVGLFLANIAIMGPMLILPLFFQNCRHFTAIEAALALIPQGIGMLVTRPIIGKMIDQIGAKYVVIVSLVLSLIGSIPLTFITDKTSMVWISIILFIRGTSFGGIMLPLTSDAYTGLDSEQLPEAGVGINMIENLGSSFGTAVIATVVAAVIQGLDPTVANGLRGYHAGFLASAIVLAGIFIPSLFLTHKKKA, encoded by the coding sequence ATGCTTGCGGCTGCCTGGGCGATTGCGCTTGGAGCCATTGCGCCAATGCTGGATTCAACCATGGTGAACATCGCCATTGATAAACTAACGAGGGATTTCAACACGACGTTGGATACGATTCAATGGTCGATTACGGGATACGTCTTAGCGCTTGCGATGGCTGTGCCCGTATCTGGATGGATTATGAACAAATATAACGGGAAGAAAATCTTCGTGGGTGCAGTCTTCGCTTTTGGTATCATTTCTTTTTTTGTTGGAATTAGTTGGGGTGTCGCAGCATTCATTTTCTTTCGTTTGCTTCAAGGATTTAGTGCTGGGATTATTACCGCGCTGATGTCCACACTCTTGGTGAAAACCGCAGGCCCAGAGAATGTAGGGAAAGTGATGGCCATCGTCAGCACACCTATGATCTTTGGACCTATCTTAGGACCTGTCATCGGGGGCTTTATCGTTCAAGGTGCGTCATGGCGCTGGATTTTCTTTATCAACGTGTTCATCGTTTTGATTGCTGCACCACTGATGATGAAAACGATACCTGACTTTGAACCATTCAACAAAGACAGTAAACTCGATGTTTTTGGGATCATTGACTTGTCCTTAATGAGCGCGGTGTTGATTTACGGAATTACGAAGGCAGCGGACCATGCGTCATTTAACAACAGCGAAACGATGCTATGCCTCGGCATTGGGCTTGTGCTCGCAGTCATCTACCTCTTATATAACCGAATCAGAAAGAATCAAACAGTGCTTCCACTGAATTTGTTTGCACACAAGCGTTTCCTAGCATCCAGCGTAGGTTTGTTTTTAGCGAATATCGCAATCATGGGGCCCATGCTCATACTTCCATTGTTCTTTCAGAACTGTCGTCATTTCACGGCGATCGAAGCAGCGCTAGCGCTAATTCCGCAGGGTATTGGGATGCTTGTGACTCGACCCATCATCGGAAAAATGATTGATCAGATCGGCGCGAAATATGTGGTCATCGTTAGCCTTGTTCTCTCGCTGATCGGCTCGATTCCACTTACCTTTATCACTGACAAAACCAGTATGGTTTGGATTTCCATTATATTGTTCATCCGTGGTACCAGTTTTGGCGGAATTATGCTTCCGTTGACGAGTGACGCATATACAGGACTGGACAGCGAACAACTGCCAGAAGCAGGTGTCGGTATCAATATGATTGAGAACCTTGGTTCGAGTTTTGGGACCGCTGTGATCGCAACTGTTGTTGCCGCTGTCATACAAGGATTGGATCCCACTGTCGCCAATGGGTTGAGAGGGTACCATGCGGGGTTCTTAGCATCCGCGATTGTCCTTGCGGGAATCTTCATCCCAAGTTTATTCCTTACACATAAAAAGAAGGCGTAA
- the thrS gene encoding threonine--tRNA ligase, whose product MSQEVSIQLKDGSVRRFAKGSTYLDVAADISPRLAKEAVAARANGLVVDLKREIEDGVEVELLTLKDSEGVDVMRHSCAHVMAQAVARLFPGTKFAIGPVIENGFYYDFADHDFTPEDLPRIEEEMKKIIAADYPIEREVISRDDALKMFREREDRFKVELIEDLPADTTITIYKQAEFVDLCRGPHLPSTGRIKVFQLQNIAGAYWRGDSKREMLTRLYAVAFAKKSELDEYNRLQEEARERDHRRLGKELDIFMLSPEVGQGLPLWLPNGAKIRRTIERYIVDLEESLGYDHVYTPHLASIELYKISGHWDHYHEDMYPPMEMDNEELVLRPMNCPHHMMVYKNRMHSYRELPIRIAELGMMHRYEMSGALAGLQRVRAMTLNDAHIFCRPDQIQTEFERVVKLIERVYKDFGIHDYYHRLSYRDPANTEKYVQNDEMWETAQTMLRQAMDNLGLDYVEAPGEAAFYGPKLDVQVRTALGKDETLSTVQLDFHLPNRFDLEYVGEDGKTHRPVVIHRGVVGTMERFTAFLIEQYKGAFPAWLAPTQAVVASVSSDYAAYAEEVAEKLREQGLRVHADTRPEKIGYKIREAQIHKIPYTLVVGQREAQEGTVSVRRYAVGDQGSMTQEAFARKLSDEVAAKELLVEA is encoded by the coding sequence ATGTCACAAGAGGTATCGATTCAATTAAAAGACGGATCTGTGCGCCGCTTTGCGAAAGGCAGCACCTATCTTGACGTGGCGGCGGATATCAGTCCGCGTCTTGCCAAGGAAGCCGTGGCTGCCCGGGCCAATGGACTGGTGGTCGACCTGAAACGGGAAATTGAAGACGGTGTGGAAGTGGAACTGTTGACGCTTAAAGACAGTGAGGGCGTCGACGTCATGCGCCACTCCTGTGCGCACGTGATGGCGCAAGCGGTGGCGAGACTGTTCCCGGGTACGAAGTTCGCCATCGGGCCAGTCATCGAAAATGGGTTCTACTACGATTTTGCAGATCACGATTTTACGCCAGAAGATCTCCCTCGAATTGAGGAGGAGATGAAGAAGATCATCGCCGCCGATTATCCGATTGAGCGCGAAGTCATCTCTCGCGATGACGCGTTGAAGATGTTCCGTGAGCGGGAAGATAGGTTCAAAGTGGAACTGATTGAAGATCTCCCGGCGGATACGACGATTACGATCTATAAGCAGGCCGAGTTTGTCGATCTCTGCCGTGGCCCGCACCTTCCATCTACTGGCCGCATCAAGGTGTTCCAACTTCAGAACATCGCGGGCGCTTATTGGCGCGGCGATTCGAAGCGCGAGATGTTGACGCGCCTGTACGCGGTCGCATTTGCCAAAAAGAGTGAACTGGACGAATATAACCGGCTGCAAGAGGAAGCGCGTGAGCGCGACCACCGCCGTCTTGGCAAGGAATTGGACATTTTCATGCTCTCGCCGGAAGTGGGACAGGGGCTACCTTTGTGGTTGCCGAACGGCGCCAAAATCCGCCGGACTATCGAGCGGTACATTGTCGACCTTGAGGAGTCTCTAGGGTACGATCACGTCTATACCCCGCACCTGGCCAGCATTGAGCTTTACAAGATTTCTGGGCACTGGGACCATTACCACGAGGATATGTACCCGCCGATGGAAATGGACAATGAGGAACTTGTCCTGCGCCCGATGAACTGTCCGCACCACATGATGGTGTACAAAAACCGTATGCACAGTTATCGCGAGCTTCCGATTCGCATCGCGGAACTCGGCATGATGCATCGCTACGAGATGTCGGGCGCACTGGCCGGCTTGCAGCGCGTGCGGGCGATGACGCTGAACGATGCGCACATCTTCTGCCGCCCGGATCAGATTCAAACTGAGTTTGAGCGCGTGGTGAAACTCATTGAGCGCGTGTACAAGGACTTCGGCATTCACGATTACTACCATCGTTTGAGCTATCGCGATCCGGCGAATACCGAGAAGTATGTGCAGAACGACGAGATGTGGGAGACGGCGCAGACGATGCTGCGACAAGCCATGGACAACCTTGGCCTCGATTATGTAGAGGCGCCAGGGGAAGCGGCGTTCTACGGTCCGAAGCTCGATGTACAGGTGCGCACGGCGCTCGGCAAGGACGAGACGCTGTCGACGGTTCAGCTCGACTTCCATTTGCCGAACCGCTTTGACCTGGAATATGTGGGTGAGGACGGGAAGACGCATCGGCCGGTTGTCATTCACCGTGGGGTCGTCGGCACGATGGAGCGGTTCACCGCATTTCTCATCGAGCAGTACAAGGGCGCCTTCCCGGCTTGGCTTGCACCGACACAGGCGGTGGTGGCGTCGGTATCCAGCGATTACGCGGCATATGCGGAAGAAGTCGCGGAAAAACTGCGCGAACAGGGGCTGCGCGTACACGCGGATACACGCCCTGAGAAAATTGGCTACAAAATTCGCGAGGCGCAGATCCACAAAATCCCGTACACGCTCGTGGTGGGCCAGCGCGAGGCACAAGAGGGCACGGTATCGGTGCGGCGCTACGCAGTTGGCGACCAAGGCAGCATGACGCAAGAGGCGTTCGCTCGCAAATTGTCGGACGAAGTCGCAGCGAAGGAACTGTTGGTTGAAGCGTGA
- the rplT gene encoding 50S ribosomal protein L20: MARVKGGMVTRRRHKKILKLARGYRGSKHTLYRTAKQQVMKSLMYAYRDRRVRKRDFRRLWIQRINAAARSNGISYNKFMYGLKLAGVEVNRKMLADLAVADGPAFTQLVNVAREKLNA, from the coding sequence ATGGCACGTGTTAAAGGTGGTATGGTGACGCGTCGTCGCCACAAGAAAATCCTGAAATTAGCCCGCGGTTATCGCGGTTCGAAACACACGCTGTACCGTACGGCGAAACAACAAGTCATGAAGTCCTTGATGTATGCGTACCGAGATCGTCGGGTCCGCAAGCGGGACTTCCGCCGTCTGTGGATTCAACGTATCAATGCGGCGGCCCGCTCCAATGGGATTTCTTATAACAAGTTTATGTACGGTTTGAAATTGGCTGGTGTTGAGGTCAACCGCAAGATGTTAGCTGACCTCGCTGTCGCAGATGGCCCTGCATTTACGCAGTTGGTCAATGTGGCTCGCGAGAAGCTCAACGCCTAA
- the rpmI gene encoding 50S ribosomal protein L35, giving the protein MANKMKSHSGLKKRVKRTASGKLKRAHAFAYHKAEAKSASRKRGLRGTTLVSASDYKRIKQLVAYK; this is encoded by the coding sequence ATGGCGAACAAGATGAAGTCCCACAGCGGTTTGAAAAAGCGCGTGAAGCGCACGGCTTCCGGTAAGCTGAAGCGCGCCCACGCGTTTGCATATCACAAGGCTGAAGCGAAATCTGCTTCTCGCAAACGCGGTCTGCGCGGTACGACGCTGGTATCGGCGAGCGATTACAAGCGCATCAAGCAATTGGTGGCTTACAAATAA
- the infC gene encoding translation initiation factor IF-3: MNDGIRAREVRVVDQENEQLGIMSLRDALRLAEERNLDLVNVAPNAKPPVCRIMDFGKFKYEQSKKEKESRKNQKVVLLKEVRMTPNIDEHDFNVKLKNVLKFLKDGSKVKVSVRFRGREITHQSIGQELLIRLAKQAEEQAIVERMPRLEGRHMVLILSPKQPSA, from the coding sequence GTGAATGATGGGATTCGTGCGCGCGAAGTGCGTGTTGTTGACCAGGAGAACGAACAGCTGGGCATTATGTCCTTGCGGGATGCTCTCCGGCTGGCGGAGGAGCGCAACTTGGATTTAGTCAACGTCGCGCCGAACGCCAAGCCACCTGTTTGCCGGATTATGGACTTCGGCAAGTTCAAGTACGAGCAGAGCAAGAAAGAAAAAGAGTCGCGCAAGAATCAAAAAGTCGTCCTTCTCAAGGAAGTTCGCATGACGCCAAACATCGACGAACACGACTTCAACGTCAAGTTGAAAAACGTGCTCAAGTTCCTGAAAGACGGTTCGAAGGTCAAGGTGTCCGTTCGCTTCCGCGGACGCGAAATCACGCACCAGAGCATTGGTCAAGAACTGCTCATCAGGCTTGCTAAGCAAGCGGAGGAACAGGCGATTGTGGAACGTATGCCGCGTCTGGAAGGGCGTCATATGGTCCTGATTTTGTCACCAAAGCAGCCGAGCGCGTAA
- a CDS encoding MFS transporter: MQSKKQPLFDLRRSTALLVLGLCEFVRGALIFFIIPMYVHNVLGYSTAAIGYAMAAHYVFDTGLRSPAGWLVDRIGQRNVCMTLLAVAGVGLWLVVSQHDFWVILVGCAMLGVGMAAVWPAVIARVTDGLTKDAYATAMGSVMMAWLLGAGLGAICMSWLFGVHVARGFATLLVLWVIAYVIALVVMNHWRPSEAVRQRTHLTVVLREVNSVKLLFPGVFVQTFAIGVLLPVLVLYARNVLHLDARMYSYLLLTGGGAAVLLQVPMGRLVDRYGYRMYLVGGFLLAAISLPLIGGLHQVRYVFFAVVLFGASYALILPSWNAVVAQCISPDRRAVMFGVFMTVEGLGMAVGPVFGTEVWNVCGPSAPFDIAAIIFFLMSLLYGMMRLDKLFLATPHRESPRVS, encoded by the coding sequence GTGCAGAGTAAAAAGCAACCCCTCTTTGACCTGCGGCGCAGTACAGCTCTGCTGGTGCTTGGCTTGTGTGAATTTGTGCGCGGCGCGCTGATATTCTTTATCATCCCGATGTACGTCCACAATGTACTTGGGTACTCGACAGCAGCTATCGGGTATGCGATGGCCGCGCACTATGTGTTTGACACGGGACTAAGGTCGCCAGCCGGGTGGTTGGTCGACAGGATAGGACAGCGAAATGTCTGTATGACACTGTTGGCCGTTGCCGGTGTTGGTTTGTGGCTCGTGGTGAGTCAGCACGATTTCTGGGTGATTCTCGTCGGGTGTGCGATGTTAGGCGTGGGCATGGCGGCGGTTTGGCCTGCTGTCATCGCCAGGGTGACAGACGGATTGACGAAGGACGCGTATGCCACGGCCATGGGCAGTGTCATGATGGCTTGGCTGCTTGGCGCGGGACTCGGAGCGATTTGTATGAGTTGGCTGTTCGGCGTACATGTGGCGCGAGGATTCGCGACGTTGCTCGTCCTGTGGGTCATCGCCTATGTTATCGCATTGGTTGTGATGAACCACTGGCGCCCGAGTGAAGCTGTGCGTCAGCGGACACACTTGACGGTTGTTCTTCGAGAAGTGAATAGTGTCAAACTCTTGTTTCCTGGTGTGTTTGTGCAAACGTTTGCCATTGGCGTACTGCTCCCGGTATTGGTGCTATACGCGAGAAATGTGCTCCACCTGGACGCCAGGATGTATAGTTACTTGCTCCTGACGGGCGGTGGGGCGGCGGTTTTGCTGCAGGTGCCAATGGGGCGACTGGTCGACCGGTATGGCTATCGCATGTATTTAGTCGGCGGATTTTTGTTGGCGGCCATCTCTTTGCCATTGATTGGCGGTCTACATCAAGTGCGGTACGTGTTTTTTGCAGTCGTCTTGTTTGGTGCTTCTTACGCGCTGATTCTGCCGTCCTGGAATGCGGTGGTGGCGCAATGTATTTCACCGGATAGGCGGGCGGTCATGTTCGGCGTGTTTATGACGGTGGAGGGTCTTGGAATGGCGGTTGGGCCAGTGTTTGGCACAGAGGTGTGGAACGTGTGCGGCCCGAGTGCGCCATTTGATATTGCAGCCATCATCTTCTTCCTTATGAGCCTTCTTTATGGCATGATGCGATTGGACAAGCTGTTCCTCGCAACACCGCATCGCGAGTCGCCCCGCGTGAGTTGA